Proteins encoded by one window of Halomonas chromatireducens:
- a CDS encoding cobyrinate a,c-diamide synthase has protein sequence MTTTTIRGECHAALITAPGSGQGKSMVTAALARLHRNAGRKVRVFKHGPDYLDPMVQEVASGQPVYQLHPWMTGEAECRWRLAEAAREADLILVEGSMGLFDGDPSSADLAILAGLPALPVIDAWGMAQTFGAVAQGLANYHPGLAIHEVIANRVGSPGHGRLLAESMPVGLSLLGAIPRHEAMTIPDRHLGLVQAGELAGLDAQLDAAAEVLKEAGLDRLPARVTLEAEAPEPPPRLLDGVQIAVARDDAFAFLYRANLDLLTQMGAELHFFSPLVESELPACDALWLPGGYPELHAAKLAANAPMLGAIRVHREAGKPILAECGGLMACMESLVDGEGRKHPMLGLLPGTARMAGKLTALGLQSLTTESGELRGHTYHHSLLETPLEPAAHARRLAGSPAEPVFVEGRLVASYFHGYFPSAPALTAAIFCGEPLRFTKE, from the coding sequence ATGACAACCACAACCATTCGCGGCGAGTGCCACGCCGCCTTGATCACCGCCCCAGGCTCCGGCCAGGGCAAGTCCATGGTCACCGCGGCGCTGGCGAGACTGCACCGCAATGCGGGCCGCAAGGTTCGTGTCTTCAAACATGGCCCGGATTATCTCGACCCTATGGTGCAGGAAGTGGCCTCGGGCCAGCCGGTCTATCAGCTGCATCCCTGGATGACCGGCGAGGCCGAGTGTCGCTGGCGGCTGGCCGAGGCCGCCCGGGAAGCCGACCTGATCTTGGTCGAGGGCTCCATGGGGCTGTTTGACGGCGACCCGTCCAGCGCCGATCTGGCGATACTCGCCGGGCTGCCGGCGCTGCCGGTGATCGATGCCTGGGGCATGGCCCAGACCTTCGGTGCCGTGGCCCAGGGGTTGGCCAACTATCATCCCGGCCTGGCCATTCACGAGGTGATCGCCAACCGGGTCGGCAGCCCGGGTCACGGCAGATTGCTGGCGGAGAGCATGCCGGTGGGGCTCTCCCTGCTCGGTGCCATTCCGCGACATGAGGCGATGACCATCCCCGACCGCCACCTGGGACTGGTGCAGGCCGGCGAACTCGCTGGCTTGGATGCGCAACTTGATGCCGCCGCCGAGGTGCTCAAGGAGGCGGGCCTCGACCGCTTGCCGGCACGGGTGACGCTCGAGGCCGAGGCCCCCGAGCCGCCGCCGCGCCTGCTCGATGGCGTACAGATCGCCGTGGCTCGGGACGACGCCTTCGCCTTTCTCTATCGCGCCAACCTCGATCTGCTGACGCAGATGGGCGCCGAGCTGCATTTCTTCTCGCCGCTGGTCGAGTCCGAGCTACCCGCATGCGACGCCCTCTGGCTGCCTGGTGGCTACCCTGAGCTGCACGCGGCAAAGCTCGCTGCCAATGCGCCGATGCTTGGCGCGATTCGCGTCCATCGAGAGGCAGGAAAGCCGATCCTCGCCGAGTGCGGTGGCCTGATGGCGTGTATGGAGTCCCTGGTGGATGGTGAGGGGCGCAAGCATCCCATGCTGGGGCTGTTGCCCGGCACCGCACGCATGGCCGGCAAGCTGACGGCCCTGGGCCTGCAAAGCCTGACGACCGAGAGCGGGGAGCTGCGTGGCCACACCTACCACCACTCGCTGCTGGAAACACCTCTCGAGCCGGCGGCCCACGCCCGGCGCCTGGCTGGCAGTCCTGCCGAGCCGGTCTTTGTCGAAGGCAGGCTGGTAGCAAGCTATTTCCATGGCTATTTTCCTTCGGCGCCGGCATTGACCGCTGCCATCTTTTGCGGCGAACCGCTGCGTTTCACTAAGGAGTGA
- a CDS encoding xanthine/uracil/vitamin C permease, producing MLLKREYGQEHPYWPLGPFKVRLPFIHFKWAIPETIQAMVMFVISLGMIPLLEQYLGVPYEVGLAFVVVCGIGFILPPLLGVPFIAGWITPAIPVVLLFIGQFEPGPEAIRAMVALQLMVTAIFLFMAVTRLGSKLVNNVPASIKAGILLGAGIAAISGEIVEGGRLYNTPISLGIGGLITLYVLFSLSFRDLAEKYRWARNIVAFGMVPGMLITMAIGWGVGEYSMPTVEWGIAAPDFAGIWAYLPFSIGAPPIELMVAAIPTAIIAYIIAFGDIVVGQTLLKRVDHLRPDEKIEVNIDRVHLITGLRNLMHSLLAPYPGLAGPLFTGGMATVTERYRYGRKTMDTIYSGTGVFWIVGFFALFLLPLVTFFRPVLPIALSITLLITGYLCIAVAVEQIKNATAMGVAGIMGVVLATHGAAWGLGIGLILYFLIEHRARGAREAEEQEPISVEDDMVVERDEEDAAHSRPATQ from the coding sequence GTGCTGCTCAAACGCGAATACGGCCAGGAACATCCCTATTGGCCACTGGGACCCTTCAAGGTCCGCCTGCCCTTCATCCACTTCAAGTGGGCCATACCCGAAACCATCCAGGCCATGGTGATGTTCGTCATCTCCCTGGGGATGATCCCGCTGCTGGAGCAGTACCTGGGCGTGCCCTATGAGGTCGGCCTGGCATTCGTGGTGGTTTGCGGCATCGGCTTCATTCTTCCGCCGCTGTTGGGGGTACCGTTCATCGCCGGCTGGATCACTCCGGCCATTCCCGTGGTGCTGCTGTTCATCGGCCAGTTTGAGCCAGGACCCGAGGCGATTCGCGCCATGGTGGCGCTGCAGTTGATGGTGACGGCGATCTTCCTGTTCATGGCCGTTACCCGGCTGGGCAGCAAGCTGGTCAACAACGTGCCGGCTTCGATCAAGGCCGGTATCCTGCTCGGCGCGGGCATTGCGGCCATCAGTGGGGAGATCGTCGAAGGCGGCCGGCTCTACAACACGCCGATTTCGCTGGGCATCGGCGGACTGATCACGCTCTACGTGCTGTTCTCGCTCTCCTTCCGCGATCTGGCCGAGAAGTATCGCTGGGCCCGCAACATCGTCGCCTTCGGCATGGTGCCGGGCATGCTGATTACCATGGCGATCGGCTGGGGTGTCGGTGAGTACTCGATGCCCACGGTGGAGTGGGGTATTGCTGCGCCCGATTTCGCCGGTATCTGGGCCTATCTGCCGTTCTCCATCGGTGCGCCGCCCATCGAGCTGATGGTGGCGGCAATTCCCACGGCGATCATTGCCTACATTATCGCCTTCGGCGATATCGTGGTGGGCCAGACGCTGCTCAAGCGGGTCGACCATCTGCGCCCGGACGAGAAGATCGAGGTGAATATCGACCGGGTACACCTGATCACCGGCCTGCGCAACCTGATGCACTCGCTTCTGGCCCCCTATCCCGGCCTGGCCGGGCCGCTCTTCACCGGTGGCATGGCTACGGTAACCGAGCGCTACCGCTACGGACGCAAGACCATGGATACCATCTACTCTGGTACCGGCGTGTTCTGGATCGTCGGCTTCTTCGCCCTGTTCCTGCTGCCGCTGGTGACTTTCTTCCGTCCGGTGCTGCCGATCGCGCTCTCCATTACGTTGCTGATCACCGGCTATCTGTGTATCGCCGTGGCCGTGGAGCAGATCAAGAACGCCACCGCCATGGGCGTGGCGGGCATCATGGGGGTGGTGCTGGCCACCCACGGTGCGGCCTGGGGCCTGGGCATTGGCCTGATCCTCTACTTCCTGATCGAACACCGCGCCCGCGGCGCCCGCGAGGCTGAGGAGCAGGAGCCCATCTCGGTGGAGGACGACATGGTGGTGGAGCGGGACGAGGAAGACGCTGCGCACTCCCGGCCGGCGACGCAATGA
- a CDS encoding cobyric acid synthase, which produces MATLMIQGTTSDAGKSTVVAGLCRVLARRGVSVAPFKPQNMALNSAVTVDGGEIGRSTALQALAAGVEPHSDMNPVLLKPESDRGAQVILRGRVLGHMDALDYHAYKRTARESVLAAWQALSSRYDVIIAEGAGSPAEINLRANDIANMGFAEMVDCPVVLVGDIDRGGVFAQLVGTLELLSESERSRTRGFIVNRFRGDIALLEPGLDWLTERTGKPVYGTLPYLQGLLLDAEDSIGRSGRVGQGDTLKVLVPALPRISNHNDFDPLRLHPQVELSFIGPNQVGTGRSLPPADLIILPGSKSTQADLAWLRAQGWEAAIQRHLRYGGKVLGICGGFQMLGRMVHDPDGLEGPAGSSPGLGLLDVETRMVAGKQLRNVSGRLLPEGMPISGYEIHNGMSEGPALARPLCELDGRPDGAVSDDGQIMGTYLHGLFDCPAACEALLARCGLDAQGAAVDHQAHRESELDRLADCLEAQLDMAAIERLLGG; this is translated from the coding sequence ATGGCGACATTGATGATCCAGGGCACCACCTCGGATGCCGGCAAGAGCACGGTGGTGGCGGGGCTGTGCCGGGTATTGGCGCGGCGGGGCGTGTCGGTGGCGCCATTCAAGCCCCAGAACATGGCGCTGAACAGCGCGGTAACGGTGGACGGCGGCGAGATCGGCCGCTCCACGGCGCTTCAGGCGCTGGCGGCAGGCGTCGAGCCCCACAGCGACATGAACCCGGTGCTCCTCAAGCCCGAGAGCGACCGCGGCGCCCAGGTGATCCTGCGGGGCCGGGTCCTCGGCCACATGGATGCGCTGGACTACCACGCCTACAAGCGCACGGCGCGGGAGAGCGTGCTGGCGGCCTGGCAGGCGCTCTCTTCTCGATATGACGTGATCATCGCCGAGGGCGCGGGCAGCCCGGCGGAGATCAACCTGCGCGCCAACGATATCGCCAACATGGGCTTCGCCGAGATGGTCGATTGCCCGGTCGTGCTGGTGGGCGATATCGACCGCGGCGGCGTTTTCGCCCAGCTGGTCGGCACCCTGGAGCTGCTCAGCGAGAGCGAGCGCTCACGTACCCGCGGCTTCATCGTCAACCGCTTCCGCGGCGATATCGCTCTGCTCGAGCCGGGCCTCGACTGGCTCACCGAGCGGACCGGCAAGCCGGTATATGGCACGCTGCCCTATCTGCAGGGATTGTTGCTCGACGCCGAGGACAGCATCGGTCGCAGCGGCCGGGTGGGGCAGGGGGATACCCTCAAGGTGTTAGTGCCGGCGCTGCCGCGCATCAGCAATCACAACGACTTCGACCCGCTGCGCCTGCATCCACAGGTCGAACTCAGCTTTATCGGGCCGAATCAGGTCGGAACGGGCCGGTCCCTTCCCCCTGCAGACCTGATCATCCTGCCCGGCAGCAAGAGCACCCAAGCCGACCTCGCCTGGCTGCGCGCCCAGGGCTGGGAAGCGGCGATTCAGCGCCATCTGCGCTACGGCGGCAAGGTGCTGGGCATCTGTGGCGGCTTCCAGATGCTGGGCCGGATGGTTCACGACCCCGACGGGTTGGAAGGGCCAGCCGGCTCGTCGCCCGGGCTCGGCCTGCTCGATGTCGAGACGCGCATGGTGGCAGGCAAGCAGCTGCGCAACGTGAGTGGGCGCTTGCTACCCGAAGGCATGCCGATCAGCGGCTACGAGATCCACAATGGCATGAGCGAGGGACCTGCCCTGGCGCGCCCGCTATGTGAGCTGGACGGCCGACCCGACGGCGCGGTCAGCGACGACGGCCAGATCATGGGCACTTATCTCCACGGCCTGTTCGACTGTCCGGCAGCGTGTGAGGCGTTGCTGGCTCGCTGCGGGCTGGATGCCCAGGGTGCGGCGGTGGATCACCAGGCCCATCGGGAAAGTGAACTTGACCGGCTGGCCGACTGCCTGGAAGCGCAGTTGGACATGGCGGCCATCGAACGCCTGCTTGGGGGCTGA
- the cobO gene encoding cob(I)yrinic acid a,c-diamide adenosyltransferase has translation MRENAKDPQRHAQRMAAKQKIMHERIASAQKEQGLLLVLTGPGKGKSSSGFGMLARALGHGMKVGVVQFIKGTRETGEEAFFRRQPGVEYHVMGEGFTWDTQDRERDTRAAEAAWEVARGMLSDASFDLVLLDELNIALRYEYLDLDRVLDDLQARPEMQHAVVTGRYAPQELIELADTVTEMKVIKHAFKEQGIKAQKGIEL, from the coding sequence ATGCGAGAGAATGCCAAGGACCCCCAGCGTCACGCCCAGCGCATGGCTGCCAAGCAGAAGATCATGCACGAGCGCATTGCCAGCGCCCAGAAGGAGCAGGGGCTGCTGCTGGTGCTCACCGGCCCCGGCAAGGGCAAGAGCAGCTCAGGCTTTGGCATGTTGGCCCGGGCGCTTGGCCACGGCATGAAGGTGGGCGTGGTGCAGTTCATCAAGGGGACGCGGGAGACCGGCGAGGAGGCCTTCTTCCGCCGGCAGCCTGGCGTCGAATACCACGTGATGGGCGAGGGCTTCACCTGGGATACCCAGGACCGTGAGCGAGACACCCGCGCCGCCGAGGCCGCTTGGGAGGTGGCCCGCGGCATGCTGTCTGATGCCAGCTTCGACCTGGTGCTCCTCGATGAGCTCAATATCGCCTTGCGCTACGAGTACCTCGATCTTGACCGAGTTCTCGATGATCTGCAGGCACGGCCGGAAATGCAGCACGCCGTGGTTACCGGTCGCTATGCCCCCCAGGAGCTGATTGAGCTGGCCGATACCGTGACCGAGATGAAGGTGATCAAGCACGCCTTCAAGGAGCAGGGAATCAAGGCCCAGAAGGGAATCGAGCTTTAA
- a CDS encoding FecCD family ABC transporter permease, with protein sequence MRQLSFPLGILLAASLAALALSVSVGSVNVAAGELWAVLRGGGEALSRTLVLELRVPRSLSAFAVGGLLAVAGALMQVLLRNPLADPYVLGLSGGASVGALAAMLGGMGGMVISGSAFGGALLSTLLVFGLAHGTGSWTPSRLLLTGVVVAAGWGAVITLMLAISPAERLPGMLYWLMGDLSYARTPWPPLTLLMAVCLLVIPLGRSLNVLARGPLQAAALGVSVRPLEWLIYIAASLLTAMAVTTAGSIGFVGLVVPHMLRLVLGNDQRLILPACALAGGTLLVLADTLARTMIAPEQLPVGVITALLGVPTFLYLLYRSR encoded by the coding sequence ATGCGACAGTTGAGTTTCCCCCTCGGGATATTGCTGGCGGCATCGCTGGCGGCGCTGGCGTTGTCAGTCAGCGTCGGCAGCGTCAACGTGGCGGCCGGCGAACTATGGGCGGTGCTGCGTGGCGGGGGAGAGGCCCTGTCGCGCACGCTGGTCCTCGAATTGCGGGTACCGCGTTCCCTGTCGGCCTTCGCGGTGGGCGGGCTGCTGGCGGTGGCGGGTGCGCTGATGCAGGTGCTGTTGCGCAACCCCTTGGCCGACCCCTACGTACTGGGGCTATCCGGCGGCGCGTCGGTGGGCGCCCTGGCGGCGATGTTAGGGGGCATGGGAGGCATGGTGATCTCCGGCTCGGCGTTTGGCGGTGCCCTGCTCTCCACCCTGCTGGTATTCGGCCTGGCCCATGGCACCGGCAGCTGGACTCCCTCGCGGCTGCTGTTGACCGGGGTCGTGGTGGCCGCCGGCTGGGGTGCGGTCATCACCCTCATGCTGGCGATCAGCCCCGCCGAACGGCTCCCGGGAATGCTCTACTGGCTGATGGGCGATCTCTCCTACGCGCGCACGCCCTGGCCGCCATTGACGCTGCTCATGGCAGTCTGCCTGCTGGTGATACCGCTGGGGCGAAGCCTCAACGTACTGGCGCGTGGGCCGCTGCAAGCCGCGGCGCTGGGGGTGTCGGTTCGCCCGCTGGAGTGGTTGATCTATATTGCGGCAAGCCTGCTCACCGCCATGGCGGTGACCACCGCCGGTAGCATCGGCTTCGTCGGCCTGGTGGTGCCGCATATGCTGCGCCTGGTGCTGGGCAACGATCAACGCCTCATCCTGCCAGCCTGCGCTTTGGCCGGCGGTACCCTGCTGGTGCTGGCGGATACCCTGGCACGTACCATGATCGCCCCGGAGCAATTGCCGGTAGGCGTCATCACGGCGTTGCTCGGCGTTCCGACCTTCCTCTACCTGCTCTACCGGAGCCGCTGA
- a CDS encoding ABC transporter ATP-binding protein, whose amino-acid sequence MSRLEARKLVIDVPGRADGQPLDLCLEPGQVWGVLGPNGAGKTTLLHTLAGLRAVRAGQVSLDDRPLFRLGRREIAQSLGLVFQDSQDGFPATVRETALIGRHPFLSPWQMERGEDLRLAEAALTRLDVAHLADRLVNTLSGGERQRLAIATVLTQGPKIWLADEPTNHLDLHHQTAVMALLAEQAASGHAVMMCLHDLNLAARWCDHLLLLYPGGEACWGPRETMLVPSALERLYGQPLATAEIDGSPVFVPAR is encoded by the coding sequence ATGAGCCGTCTCGAGGCGAGAAAGCTGGTCATCGACGTGCCGGGCCGTGCCGATGGGCAGCCACTGGATCTCTGTCTCGAGCCAGGCCAGGTCTGGGGGGTGTTGGGTCCCAATGGTGCCGGCAAGACGACCTTGCTACACACACTGGCCGGCCTGCGTGCGGTGCGTGCCGGCCAAGTGTCCCTTGATGATCGTCCGCTCTTTAGGCTGGGCCGCCGCGAGATAGCCCAGTCGCTGGGCCTGGTATTCCAGGATAGTCAGGATGGCTTCCCAGCCACGGTGCGTGAGACCGCTCTGATTGGCCGTCACCCTTTCCTGTCGCCATGGCAGATGGAGAGAGGAGAAGACCTGCGCCTGGCCGAGGCGGCCCTGACCCGCCTGGACGTGGCACACCTGGCCGACCGGCTGGTGAACACCCTCTCCGGCGGCGAGCGTCAGCGCCTGGCCATTGCCACGGTGCTGACCCAGGGGCCGAAGATATGGCTTGCCGACGAACCCACCAACCACCTGGACCTTCACCACCAGACCGCTGTCATGGCATTGCTCGCCGAGCAGGCCGCTTCAGGGCATGCGGTAATGATGTGTCTCCACGACCTCAACTTGGCGGCACGCTGGTGCGACCATCTGTTGCTGCTCTATCCCGGCGGCGAGGCCTGCTGGGGCCCTCGCGAGACCATGCTGGTGCCGAGTGCCCTGGAGCGGCTCTATGGCCAGCCCCTGGCTACCGCCGAGATCGACGGTTCCCCCGTTTTCGTTCCTGCGAGGTGA
- a CDS encoding NAD(P)-dependent oxidoreductase, protein MHQTISTVAFIGLGVMGYPMAGHLARQGLTVRVYNRTTATAEAWVAEHGGSHHTTPQEAAQGADLVMVCVGNDDDVRQVTTGSQGALHGMAAGSLLVDHTTASSDLAEELSNICHAQGIGFIDAPVSGGQQGAINGALTIMCGGEEREFSRIEATLAHYARAVALMGPAGSGQLTKMVNQICIAGLVQGLAEGLHFAEQAGLDQQRVIDVIAKGAAGSWQMENRHKTMAADEYEHGFAVNWMRKDLGICLEQARRLQARLPVTALVDQFYGDVQAMGGGRWDTSSLLRRLRSHGRD, encoded by the coding sequence ATGCACCAGACGATCTCGACTGTCGCCTTTATCGGCCTGGGCGTCATGGGCTATCCCATGGCCGGCCACCTCGCCAGGCAGGGCCTGACGGTACGCGTCTACAACCGAACCACCGCCACAGCCGAGGCCTGGGTCGCCGAACATGGCGGCAGCCACCACACAACCCCTCAGGAAGCGGCCCAGGGGGCCGATCTGGTAATGGTCTGCGTGGGTAACGATGATGACGTTCGCCAGGTAACAACGGGCTCACAGGGCGCCCTGCACGGCATGGCCGCCGGCAGCCTGCTGGTCGACCATACTACCGCTTCATCCGATCTGGCCGAAGAGCTGTCCAACATCTGTCACGCGCAAGGCATCGGCTTCATCGATGCTCCGGTTTCCGGCGGCCAGCAGGGCGCGATCAATGGCGCTCTGACCATCATGTGCGGCGGCGAAGAGCGCGAATTTTCCCGGATCGAGGCCACTCTCGCCCATTACGCCCGCGCCGTGGCTCTGATGGGCCCTGCCGGCAGCGGCCAATTGACCAAGATGGTCAATCAAATCTGCATCGCCGGCCTGGTGCAAGGCCTTGCCGAGGGTCTGCACTTCGCCGAGCAGGCCGGACTGGACCAGCAGCGGGTCATCGATGTGATCGCCAAGGGTGCCGCCGGGTCCTGGCAGATGGAAAATCGTCACAAGACCATGGCTGCAGACGAGTATGAGCACGGCTTCGCGGTGAACTGGATGCGCAAGGACCTGGGCATATGCCTCGAGCAGGCTCGCCGCCTACAGGCCCGTCTGCCGGTGACCGCACTGGTGGACCAGTTCTATGGCGACGTGCAAGCTATGGGTGGCGGCCGCTGGGATACTTCATCGCTGCTTCGCCGTCTTCGCAGCCATGGCCGCGATTAG